One Drosophila virilis strain 15010-1051.87 chromosome 5, Dvir_AGI_RSII-ME, whole genome shotgun sequence DNA window includes the following coding sequences:
- the Ack-like gene encoding activated Cdc42 kinase-like isoform X1, whose product MHYSWCNCNNETLKRMWTVSMEFIISMNVECRADDSNCKSRECPQIDLYEFLTESELQQYYNAIKNELKITNAAQFKYAADEDLRFIGLSRPEIRRLRKFYEKHFPHSYLSKIKRLLQAPATIVKREDGAAGQTTNETSAAAATATATRNGSSSPGSKVPNNKHIIPADSISVNKQLGIGEFGIVQQGVWTNGSERIQVAIKCLCRERMQSNPMEFLKEAAIMHSIEHENIVRLYGVVLATDSLMLVTELAHLRSLLECLKDSGLRVSFLTIPTLCEFALQICNGMRYLEQKRLIHRDLAARNILVFSKDKVKISDFGLSRALGVGKDYYKTNFNVNLKLPIAWCAPECINYLRFTNASDVWAFGVCLWEMFSYGFQPWAALTGLQILEAIDAPNYQRLEQPDCCPREYYTLMMKCWQDDAAKRPKFSEIYEQLPDMKPEQLKAVVNCVEPKKDHLLYRQGDIISVLDRNTGTPFWKGVLGTGKTGYFNPSNTVAFLEGLPSSSNRDSFSRVGDHRISKRKLRTEMISKPQNDFKHTGHVGIDGATFGDIAFLGSSQNYNHVPKQIVTPYKPSEDIEQTPLLLPPTPTSPDSLQTASGYFPEGGGTSMNPTFIPSTEHTPNLIPSNGHSSFDFTGSTNPFASHKLDEEQLAYALQNNNYGADGKSIHSEPNWRASSRNTTDDPHEYHEISDDEIAGDKLDFGPSLLDEINSMFGSISGASGSQPKSPDFDHVNTKNEFAEMSAKFSHKTGDSNGNKHGHGHGHGLLSKKKTSTGTVKPISVKDEKILNHAIEIANEISARSMIDLVSDHTPATHSPKRKFSFRFPHLSSGGGGGDKSSGVLGGAAGGSGLTPTHGNASPFSKKKNFTEELQSIPDIQRFRSLSEIKNSSELRIPIFDKESSDFLFEKSREILSRPLNRELHSEESRERDREPKSINDNIMDIENTLKALNLDFMHTYTELDKSDSNDTILNDQLPQLVGSLDDGISSANGSLKSAVYSYSNGVQTMFDFNAATSHLDKHLQYMHNQAQLHSQQPEQKLLEDKRSSTPDTGFASRDTNISLSRRSSQKSSYSPQESYFPMKTETLYSAPPVVMSSGYERFGNGHTKQLLASASPVKSCLNASNSSVYAAAAKSYRQRSTSFNESFQPISPVLSDAKQRHFRQEPLLQQQVHQQLQQQQQAPLPRRSASYKPRSIRARTLRRLSYNPMTLDSSSSSSGGEEPSKPSLARSECDIRARVAASSSNSLSRRRRAGLSRQVQSACQDEREVVISPRQLYGSNSSIKSAPHYNLGGNRRSFHRPAAGYEQFHYDERIYDFGGRGPGNNYTAQMAQHTLLASTQSQKLSSGSGSSSAASSAVATYRTATAAVPRPMSGATLHEFDISRLTGKSPTSTNFVSSSPDERQLSNSAQTQLPVKPQRPTEFHWPEKIHASAVQQHEMHWRQLQLQQQQQLSQPQQLPLVPLVTAAHDSSDSSSSTSTESGDEFQFRREFVAPRIPPSPAP is encoded by the exons atgcattaCAGTTGGTGCAATTGCAATAACGAAACACTCAAGCGGATGTGGACAGTTTCCATGGAATTTATTATCTCAATGAATGTCGAATGCCGCGCTGATGACTCAAATTGCAAATCCAGAG AGTGCCcacaaattgatttatatgAATTCCTTACCGAGTCCGAACTGCAGCAGTACTACAATGCCATCAA AAAcgaattaaaaataacaaatgcagctcaatttaaatatgcagcGGATGAGGACTTACGTTTCATTGGCCTGTCGCGGCCGGAAATTCGAAGACTGCGCAAGTTCTATGAAAAGCATTTCCCCCACAGTTACCTCAGCAAAATTAAGCGCCTGCTCCAAGCGCCCGCCACAATTGTGAAGCGTGAGGATGGCGCAGCCGGGCAGACAACAAACGAGACCAGCGCCGCTGCAGCCACCGCCACTGCGACGAGGAATGGCAGCAGTTCACCGGGCAGCAAGGTGcccaacaacaagcacatCATACCAGCTGATTCGATTAGCGTTAATAAGCAGCTGGGCATCGGGGAGTTCGGCATTGTGCAGCAGGGCGTCTGGACGAATGGCAGCGAGCGG ATTCAAGTGGCCATCAAGTGTCTGTGCCGCGAACGCATGCAATCGAATCCCATGGAATTTCTCAAGGAGGCAGCCATAATGCATTCGATCGAGCACGAGAACATTGTGCGCCTGTACGGCGTGGTTCTGGCAACTGATTCGCTGATGCTTGTTACGGAACTGGCGCACCTTCGTTCCTTACTCGAGTGCCTTAAGGATTCCGGGTTGCGTGTCAGCTTTCTCACGATACCCACGCTCTGTGAGTTCGCGCTGCAGATCTGCAACGGCATGCGCTATCTGGAGCAGAAGCGACTCATACACAGGGATTTGGCTGCACGGAATATTCTGGTATTTAGCAAGGATAAGGTGAAAATCTCGGACTTTGGGCTGTCGCGTGCGCTGGGTGTGGGCAAGGACTATTACAAGACGAACTTCAATGTGAATCTAAAGCTGCCGATTGCCTGGTGTGCGCCCGAATGCATCAACTACTTGCGGTTTACCAACGCTTCCGATGTGTGGGCCTTTGGCGTTTGCCTCTGGGAGATGTTCTCCTATGGCTTTCAGCCCTGGGCGGCACTGACTGGTCTGCAAATACTGGAGGCCATAGATGCACCGAATTATCAGCGCCTCGAGCAGCCGGACTGCTGTCCCCGAGAGTATTACACGTTGATGATGAAGTGCTGGCAGGACGATGCGGCCAAGCGGCCCAAGTTTAGTGAAATCTATGAACAGCTGCCCGATATGAAGCCCGAGCAGCTCAAGGCCGTCGTCAATTGCGTGGAGCCGAAGAAAGATCATCTGCTGTATCGCCAGGGTGATATAATAAGCGTGCTTGATCGCAATACTGGTACGCCTTTCTGGAAAGGCGTTTTGGGTACTGGAAAGACTGGATACTTCAATCCCTCGAACACGGTTGCATTCCTGGAGGGCCTGCCCAGCTCCTCCAATCGTGATTCCTTCAGTCGCGTTGGCGACCATCGCATTAGCAAGCGTAAGTTGCGCACGGAAATGATTTCGAAGCCGCAGAATGACTTTAAGCACACCGGACATGTGGGTATCGATGGCGCCACCTTTGGCGATATCGCCTTCCTCGGCAGCTCCCAAAAT TACAATCATGTGCCGAAGCAGATTGTGACGCCCTACAAGCCGTCGGAGGATATAGAGCagacgccgctgctgctgccgccgacGCCCACTAGTCCGGATTCGCTGCAAACGGCTAGCGGTTATTTTCCGGAAGGCGGTGGCACTTCAATGAATCCCACATTTATTCCCTCTACGGAGCACACGCCCAACTTGATACCCAGCAATGGACACAGCTCATTTGACTTTACCGGCTCCACAAATCCCTTTGCCTCGCACAAACTGGACGAAGAGCAGCTCGCCTATGCGCTACAGAACAACAACTATGGCGCCGATGGCAAGAGCATCCACTCAGAGCCCAACTGGCGCGCCAGTTCCCGCAACACGACCGACGATCCGCACGAGTATCACGAGATATCCGACGATGAGATCGCTGGCGATAAGCTGGACTTTGGGCCCTCGCTGCTGGACGAAATCAACTCAATGTTTGGATCAATCAGCGGCGCCTCTGGCAGCCAGCCAAAGTCGCCCGATTTCGATCATGtgaacacaaaaaatgaaTTCGCTGAGATGTCGGCCAAGTTTAGCCACAAAACTGGCgacagcaatggcaacaagCATGGCCATGGACACGGTCATGGACTTCTGTCCAAAAAGAAGACATCGACGGGCACTGTGAAGCCCATTTCGGTCAAGGATGAGAAAATACTGAATCATGCCATCGAAATTGCCAACGAGATTAGCGCCAG ATCCATGATTGATTTGGTATCTGATCATACGCCAGCCACGCACAGTCCTAAGCGCAAGTTCAGCTTTCGTTTTCCGCATTtgagcagcggcggcggcggcggagaTAAGTCAAGTGGCGTTTTAGGTGGCGCTGCTGGCGGCTCTGGGCTCACACCTACGCATGGCAATGCCTCGCCCTTCTCCAAGAAGAAGAACTTTACAGAGGAGCTGCAAAGCATACCCGATATACAG CGTTTTCGCTCTTTGAGCGAGATCAAGAACAGCTCCGAGCTACGCATACCCATCTTTGACAAGGAGAGCTCCGACTTTCTCTTTGAGAAGTCACGCGAGATACTCAGCCGCCCGCTTAACAGAGAGCTCCACAGCGAGGAGTCCAGAGAGCGAGATCGAGAGCCAAAGAGCATAAATGATAATATAATGGACATTGAGAATACTCTAAAGGCGCTCAATCTGGACTTTATGCACACGTACACGGAGCTGGACAAGAGCGACTCGAACGACACCATTTTGAACGAtcagctgccgcagctggtGGGCTCCTTGGACGATGGTATCAGTAGTGCCAACGGCAGCCTAAAGTCAGCTGTCTACAGTTACAGCAACGGGGTGCAGACCATGTTTGATTTCAATGCGGCAACTAGTCATCTGGACAAGCATCTGCAGTATATGCACAACCAGGCGCAGCTGCACAGCCAACAGCCGGAGCAGAAGCTGCTCGAGGACAAGCGCAGCAGCACGCCAGACACGGGCTTCGCCTCGCGAGACACCAACATATCGCTGTCGCGTCGCAGCAGCCAGAAGAGCAGCTATAGCCCCCAGGAGAGCTACTTTCCCATGAAGACCGAGACGCTGTACAGTGCGCCGCCAGTGGTCATGAGCAGCGGCTACGAGCGCTTCGGCAATGGCCACAccaagcagctgctggctaGCGCCTCGCCCGTCAAGTCTTGTCTGAATGCCAGCAACAGTTCCGTTTATGCAGCGGCTGCGAAGAGCTATCGCCAGCGCTCCACTTCCTTTAATGAGAGCTTCCAGCCCATTTCGCCGGTTCTGTCGGACGCCAAGCAGCGCCATTTTCGCCAGGAACCACTGCTCCAACAGCAGGTCcaccagcagctgcaacagcagcagcaggcgccgcTACCTAGACGTTCCGCCTCCTATAAGCCGCGCTCCATACGCGCGCGCACCTTGCGCCGGCTCAGCTACAATCCCATGACTCTCGACTCGAGCAGCTCGTCCAGCGGCGGAGAGGAGCCTAGCAAGCCCAGCTTGGCGCGCTCAGAGTGTGATATACGCGCCCGCGTTGCTGCCAGCTCCAGCAACTCGCTAAGTCGACGGCGTCGCGCGGGCCTTAGCCGACAGGTGCAGTCCGCCTGCCAAGATGAACGGGAGGTCGTCATATCGCCACGGCAGCTCTATGGTTCAAACTCCAGCATCAAATCGGCGCCACACTACAACCTGGGCGGCAACAGGCGCAGCTTCCATCGACCGGCCGCCGGCTACGAACAGTTCCACTATGATGAGCGCATCTATGATTTTGGCGGACGCGGACCGGGCAACAATTACACGGCACAAATGGCCCAGCATACGCTTCTGGCATCCACGCAATCGCAGAAGCTTAGCTCCGGCTCGGGATCCTCCTCGGCGGCCTCTTCCGCGGTGGCCACCTACCGCACTGCCACGGCTGCGGTGCCGCGTCCCATGAGCGGCGCCACGCTGCACGAGTTCGACATAAGTCGCCTCACGGGCAAAAGTCCCACGTCGACCAACTTTGTGAGCAGCTCGCCGGACGAGCGACAGCTATCCAACAGCGCCCAGACGCAGCTGCCAGTGAAGCCGCAACGACCCACAGAGTTCCACTGGCCCGAGAAGATACACGCCTCGGCGGTTCAGCAGCACGAGATGCACTGgcgccagctccagctccagcagcagcagcaactctcACAGCCTCAGCAGCTGCCTCTGGTGCCCCTAGTAACAGCTGCGCATGACTCAAGCGACAGCAGCTCCTCAACCAGCACGGAGAGCGGGGATGAGTTTCAGTTCCGACGTGAATTCGTTGCGCCGCGCATTCCGCCCAGCCCGGCTCCATAA